A genomic segment from Candidatus Zixiibacteriota bacterium encodes:
- a CDS encoding GNAT family N-acetyltransferase translates to MTEIVLARTPADIAEIRKLFREYAASLDFDLCFQDFDSELEELPGDYAPPSGRLFLATVDSLAAGCVALRRLSGVVCEMKRLYVRPEFRGLAIGRQLVEAIVKEGREAGYRAMRLDTLASMEAARNIYRSLGFVEIEAYRYNPIEGAVYMEMIL, encoded by the coding sequence ATGACTGAGATTGTCCTTGCCAGGACACCTGCGGATATCGCCGAAATCAGGAAGCTCTTCCGGGAGTATGCGGCGTCGCTGGATTTCGATCTCTGCTTCCAGGATTTCGATTCTGAACTTGAAGAGCTTCCCGGTGACTATGCCCCGCCGTCCGGACGGCTTTTCTTAGCTACTGTGGACAGTCTTGCGGCCGGTTGTGTGGCACTCAGAAGATTGTCAGGCGTTGTATGCGAAATGAAGCGGCTTTATGTACGTCCAGAGTTCCGAGGTCTTGCGATCGGCAGGCAACTTGTTGAAGCAATCGTTAAGGAAGGGCGTGAAGCTGGTTACCGCGCGATGCGTCTTGATACTCTCGCATCAATGGAAGCTGCCCGCAACATCTATCGATCACTGGGATTCGTTGAAATCGAAGCCTACAGGTACAATCCA
- a CDS encoding mechanosensitive ion channel family protein: protein MEILERVYNWLLPGLPTGIALIATILILIAVRYILNKSYAGALELRFRRQIVTMILSFLGIIAIIIVLPISDSLRGQLLTLFGILISAAIALSSTTLLGNAMAGMMLRAVRNFRLGDFVSVGEHFGRVSDRGLFHVEIQTEDRDLTTIPNLYLVTNPVKVSRASGTIISATVSLGYDVPHSKIESSLLEAAEAAELQDPFVHILELGDFSVTYRVAGLLKEVKQLLSTRSNLKEMMLDKLHLAGIEIVSPTFMNTRAQSEHRVFIPVVEREPAAEEPAFVKTPEAVVFDKAEKAESLVKLREMHEQLGEDIETMREKIEKSKDDVSQRDNQKAELERLGVRRSRLADIIKIREEIEKE, encoded by the coding sequence ATGGAAATACTTGAGCGTGTATACAATTGGCTGCTGCCGGGGCTGCCGACAGGCATTGCGCTAATCGCGACTATCCTGATACTCATCGCAGTGCGATATATCCTCAACAAGAGCTACGCTGGTGCACTCGAACTTAGGTTCAGACGGCAGATCGTGACCATGATCCTCTCATTCCTGGGAATCATTGCAATTATTATTGTGCTGCCGATATCTGACTCGCTTCGCGGACAGCTCTTGACACTATTCGGAATACTGATATCTGCAGCGATCGCGCTTTCGTCAACCACACTTCTCGGAAACGCCATGGCTGGCATGATGCTGCGAGCAGTGCGGAATTTCCGGCTGGGAGATTTTGTCAGTGTCGGCGAGCATTTCGGAAGAGTATCGGATAGAGGTTTATTTCATGTCGAGATTCAAACCGAAGACCGCGATCTCACGACGATTCCGAATCTGTACCTTGTGACTAATCCGGTCAAGGTCTCGCGCGCATCCGGGACGATAATATCTGCGACCGTCTCGCTCGGTTATGACGTTCCTCACTCGAAAATCGAATCCTCGCTACTCGAAGCTGCCGAAGCTGCGGAGCTTCAGGATCCATTCGTGCACATCCTCGAACTGGGAGACTTCTCGGTCACCTATCGCGTCGCTGGACTACTTAAGGAGGTGAAGCAGTTGCTATCCACGCGATCGAACCTGAAAGAGATGATGCTCGACAAGCTTCACCTTGCGGGAATCGAAATAGTATCGCCGACGTTCATGAATACACGCGCTCAGTCGGAGCACAGAGTTTTCATCCCCGTGGTCGAACGAGAGCCTGCTGCTGAAGAACCGGCCTTTGTGAAAACGCCGGAGGCAGTAGTCTTTGACAAAGCTGAAAAAGCCGAATCGCTGGTGAAGCTGCGAGAGATGCATGAGCAACTGGGTGAAGATATCGAAACCATGAGAGAAAAAATCGAGAAGTCGAAAGATGATGTGAGTCAACGCGATAATCAGAAGGCTGAATTGGAACGCCTCGGAGTGCGGCGCAGCAGACTTGCGGACATCATTAAGATTCGTGAAGAGATAGAGAAGGAATAA
- a CDS encoding DUF1573 domain-containing protein, translating to MRFLASTVMSALILTTSALAGTPVKPENISKAAGTYTKGRLYLPELEFDFGMVPQEASISHSFWIQNKGLDTLEIIQIKPG from the coding sequence ATGCGTTTTCTTGCAAGTACCGTCATGTCCGCTCTCATCCTGACGACGTCTGCCTTGGCTGGCACTCCGGTCAAGCCTGAGAACATCTCCAAGGCGGCAGGAACATACACCAAAGGCAGGCTCTACCTGCCCGAGCTGGAATTCGATTTCGGGATGGTCCCTCAGGAGGCGAGTATAAGCCACAGCTTCTGGATTCAGAACAAAGGGCTTGACACGTTAGAGATTATCCAGATAAAGCCTGGGTGA
- a CDS encoding SRPBCC domain-containing protein, whose translation MIVVLTAVVVILSLPIVVAGDANLGNSGGGQEVSEPMHYFVQLLGTREGWPDNMSAEEEKIMSEHFVYLKGMVFKKKVLMAGPCFDPVFGLIVLQVDSESEGREIIDNDPSIKSGLMTYKMQPFHLSLMAEHVPKDRYVTNPSDRILRKEVTVQATLDEVWNAWTTDEGVRNFFSENTNVELRVGGPYEIYFSMQPPVGMRGSEGCRILSFLPKAMLSFEWSAPPSFGELRKQHTQVILQFDEASVGLVKVTFAQLGWGKGEEWDKLYDYFDHAWSSVLGAFEERCVGGG comes from the coding sequence GTGATAGTGGTTCTCACCGCAGTGGTGGTGATTCTGTCGCTGCCCATTGTGGTGGCAGGTGATGCAAATCTTGGCAATTCGGGAGGAGGCCAGGAAGTGAGCGAACCAATGCACTATTTCGTTCAATTGCTTGGAACACGAGAAGGCTGGCCCGATAACATGTCGGCTGAAGAAGAGAAAATCATGAGCGAGCATTTCGTCTACCTTAAGGGCATGGTTTTCAAGAAGAAAGTCCTGATGGCGGGTCCCTGTTTCGATCCGGTCTTCGGTCTCATAGTGTTACAGGTCGACTCTGAATCGGAGGGCAGGGAAATTATCGACAACGACCCATCGATCAAGTCGGGTCTAATGACGTATAAGATGCAGCCATTCCATCTCTCGCTGATGGCGGAGCATGTCCCGAAGGATCGCTATGTGACGAATCCATCTGACAGAATTTTGCGCAAAGAAGTCACGGTGCAGGCCACGCTCGATGAGGTTTGGAATGCATGGACAACAGACGAGGGAGTGCGAAATTTCTTTTCCGAGAACACTAATGTGGAGCTTCGAGTCGGCGGACCGTATGAGATATATTTCAGCATGCAGCCGCCAGTTGGAATGCGCGGTTCGGAAGGGTGCCGCATATTGAGTTTTCTGCCGAAAGCGATGCTCTCATTCGAGTGGAGTGCGCCGCCGTCATTCGGAGAGTTGCGCAAGCAACATACTCAGGTCATACTGCAATTCGATGAGGCATCGGTCGGGCTGGTCAAGGTGACTTTCGCGCAGCTTGGCTGGGGCAAAGGTGAGGAATGGGACAAGCTCTACGACTATTTCGATCATGCGTGGTCATCGGTGCTGGGTGCGTTCGAAGAGAGATGTGTCGGTGGTGGATGA
- the guaB gene encoding IMP dehydrogenase, with the protein MINDKVAKVGLTFDDVLLIPARSSVLPAEANVATKLCIGIDLNIPIVSAAMDTVTEAELAIALAREGGLGFIHKNMKISKQAAEVDKVKRSESGMIVNPITLPPDQPIAEALGVMTMFSISGIPITEKGKLVGILTNRDLRFHKNLSVKIADVMTKDNLITVPPGTTLDEAQEILHKNRIEKLLVVDDDGMLKGMITVKDITKRIMYPLSCKDEQGRLRVGAAVGVAKDMLDRARALVESNVDVLAVDSSHGHSEGVLKAVESLRKEFPSLPIVAGNVVSAEGTRDLITAGANCVKVGIGPGSICTTRVVTGAGVPQITAILECSEEARKHGAHIIADGGVKYSGDVAKALAAGANVVMIGSLFAGTKEAPGDVVLYEGRSYKLYRGMGSIEAMRQGSGDRYFQSDTSEVKKLVPEGIEGRVPYKGELSDSIYQLMGGLKAGMGLTGCRTVSDLQTKAKFVQVTFAGLRESHPHDVSITKEAPNYQAWR; encoded by the coding sequence TTGATAAACGATAAAGTCGCGAAAGTGGGACTGACATTTGATGATGTCCTGCTGATTCCTGCCAGAAGTTCCGTGCTTCCGGCTGAGGCCAACGTTGCCACCAAGCTCTGTATTGGTATCGATCTGAATATTCCGATAGTGTCTGCAGCGATGGACACGGTTACCGAGGCGGAGCTTGCGATCGCTCTTGCCCGCGAGGGCGGGCTCGGATTTATCCACAAGAATATGAAGATCAGTAAGCAGGCTGCTGAAGTAGATAAGGTCAAACGATCAGAGTCTGGCATGATAGTCAATCCGATCACGCTTCCTCCCGATCAGCCGATCGCCGAAGCTCTCGGTGTGATGACAATGTTCTCGATTTCCGGCATTCCGATTACGGAGAAGGGAAAGCTCGTCGGCATCCTTACCAACCGGGACTTGCGTTTTCATAAGAATCTGAGCGTGAAGATCGCCGATGTGATGACAAAAGACAATCTCATCACAGTGCCGCCCGGAACGACTCTTGACGAGGCGCAGGAGATTCTTCACAAGAATCGTATCGAGAAACTGCTTGTTGTCGACGACGACGGTATGCTTAAGGGAATGATAACGGTCAAGGATATTACTAAGAGAATCATGTATCCGTTATCATGCAAAGATGAGCAGGGGAGACTGCGAGTCGGCGCGGCGGTCGGTGTCGCCAAAGATATGCTGGACCGCGCTCGGGCGTTGGTTGAATCGAATGTCGATGTGCTTGCAGTCGATTCGTCACATGGTCATTCTGAGGGCGTGCTTAAGGCGGTTGAATCTCTCAGAAAGGAATTCCCGAGTCTTCCGATAGTGGCAGGCAATGTTGTCAGCGCTGAGGGGACTCGCGATCTGATCACTGCAGGAGCAAATTGTGTGAAGGTCGGAATCGGTCCCGGTTCGATCTGCACTACGCGCGTTGTCACAGGCGCAGGCGTTCCACAGATTACGGCGATACTTGAATGCAGCGAGGAAGCTCGCAAGCATGGTGCCCACATCATTGCCGACGGCGGTGTCAAATACTCAGGCGATGTCGCGAAGGCGCTCGCAGCAGGTGCCAATGTTGTCATGATTGGTTCGCTGTTTGCCGGCACAAAAGAAGCTCCCGGCGACGTCGTGCTGTACGAGGGGAGAAGCTACAAGCTCTATCGCGGCATGGGATCGATCGAGGCGATGCGACAGGGTTCAGGGGACAGATATTTCCAATCGGACACCAGCGAAGTCAAGAAACTGGTGCCGGAAGGTATCGAAGGCCGCGTGCCATACAAGGGCGAACTCTCCGATTCCATTTATCAGCTTATGGGCGGTCTCAAAGCCGGTATGGGTCTGACCGGATGCCGCACGGTAAGCGATCTGCAGACGAAAGCGAAATTCGTTCAGGTAACATTCGCAGGCTTACGCGAAAGCCATCCCCACGATGTCTCTATCACAAAAGAAGCCCCTAACTACCAGGCGTGGCGGTAG
- the dinB gene encoding DNA polymerase IV — protein MRDRQVGCSSGSERVVLHVDMDAFYAQVEQLHRPELRGLPLLVGIGDSRRGVVATCSYEARAFGVKSGMAMGEALRLCPQATVVAGSFDAYEYYADRIREIFREFTPLVEPTSIDEAYLDVTRSMNLFSGAVAIARELKKRIKERLDLTCSVGVSVNKHLAKVASALEKPDALTTMWPHELPAKFFVLDVSKLFGVGPVATRRLNEAGIFKIGELAGVPLSLLTKRFGVMGEHFRRIANGLDESPVQPHDDLHHERSMSHEHTFEYDIRDFELIDSVILHLTDKVVQRLKKRRFVARTITLRVRYADFKTITRDRTINRPTDDVQTIYSVARSLLPEKTVVQRTVRLLGVRVSKLTSLDEDDQMTLFSSDISIKQRTAADAVEAIRTKFGKGSIVRAGSLAYLERKERKKT, from the coding sequence ATGCGCGACCGGCAAGTTGGTTGCTCGAGCGGCTCGGAGCGAGTTGTTCTTCATGTCGACATGGATGCATTCTATGCGCAGGTCGAGCAGCTTCACCGGCCGGAGCTGAGGGGACTTCCTCTTCTGGTCGGGATCGGTGATTCGCGAAGGGGTGTGGTCGCGACATGCTCATATGAGGCTCGCGCATTTGGTGTGAAATCCGGCATGGCTATGGGGGAAGCTCTCAGACTCTGTCCGCAGGCGACGGTCGTTGCGGGATCATTCGACGCTTACGAGTATTACGCCGACCGAATTCGAGAGATATTCAGAGAGTTCACACCACTTGTTGAGCCGACTTCAATCGACGAGGCATATCTGGATGTGACCAGATCAATGAATCTCTTCTCCGGTGCAGTTGCGATAGCTCGTGAGTTAAAGAAGAGGATCAAGGAGCGGCTGGACCTGACGTGCTCGGTCGGCGTTTCGGTCAACAAGCATCTCGCGAAAGTAGCGTCTGCACTGGAGAAGCCCGATGCGCTTACCACGATGTGGCCGCATGAACTGCCGGCTAAGTTCTTCGTGCTCGACGTCTCGAAGCTGTTCGGTGTTGGACCCGTGGCGACACGACGTCTCAACGAGGCGGGCATTTTCAAGATTGGTGAGCTTGCAGGTGTGCCGCTGTCGTTGCTCACGAAGCGATTCGGTGTGATGGGGGAGCATTTCAGGAGAATAGCGAATGGCCTCGATGAGTCGCCTGTGCAGCCTCATGATGATTTGCATCACGAGAGATCGATGTCTCACGAACACACGTTCGAATACGACATCAGGGACTTCGAGTTAATCGATTCGGTGATTCTCCATCTGACCGACAAGGTAGTGCAGCGCCTGAAGAAACGACGATTCGTTGCCCGGACTATCACTCTTCGAGTCAGGTATGCTGATTTCAAGACGATTACTCGCGACCGCACTATCAACCGGCCCACAGACGATGTGCAGACTATCTACAGCGTGGCGCGAAGTCTCTTGCCGGAAAAGACTGTTGTGCAGCGTACTGTAAGACTTCTGGGTGTCAGAGTCTCTAAGCTGACTTCGCTTGATGAGGATGATCAGATGACGCTCTTCTCGAGCGACATCTCGATCAAACAGCGCACAGCGGCGGACGCAGTCGAAGCAATAAGAACGAAATTCGGAAAGGGCTCTATTGTCAGGGCCGGGAGTCTTGCGTATCTTGAACGAAAAGAACGCAAGAAGACTTGA
- a CDS encoding DUF4062 domain-containing protein, translating to MDKRFQVFVSSTYEDLKVERQKVIQSLLEIDCIPVGMEFFPAADDAAWEVIRKVIEESDYYVVIVGGRYGSLTSRGISYTQREYEYAVERGVPVAAFLHAEPDSIPSGKTEMLPEGREKLEEFRGLCRKRMCKSWKTDDELAAAVVKSFIYLKRNNPAIGWVRADQMPDEFAAKEILRLQSRVRELENEREMLSTKPPAGTESLQQSDDDISILIHVRAKKYWGPSPENYEYMETEVAITRTWNDLLKILSPAMIGEASENDLKQLIDGDVGEREIEMATSSQLGIRLDIDSWHISIASFHIIIIQLRSLGIIVQGDKPRSLKDGNTYWKLTSYGDNVMTRMLALRRVE from the coding sequence GTGGACAAACGGTTTCAGGTATTCGTTAGCTCGACATATGAGGATCTGAAGGTCGAGCGGCAGAAAGTAATTCAGAGTCTCTTGGAGATTGATTGTATCCCTGTTGGGATGGAGTTTTTCCCTGCTGCTGATGATGCCGCTTGGGAGGTCATCAGAAAGGTGATTGAGGAGAGCGATTACTATGTCGTGATCGTTGGTGGCAGATACGGCTCGTTAACTTCAAGAGGGATAAGCTACACACAGCGCGAATATGAGTACGCTGTCGAAAGAGGTGTACCGGTGGCAGCGTTCCTGCACGCAGAGCCAGACTCAATACCTTCGGGAAAGACGGAGATGTTGCCTGAAGGGCGAGAGAAGCTTGAGGAGTTTCGCGGACTGTGTCGGAAACGTATGTGTAAGTCATGGAAGACTGATGATGAACTCGCCGCGGCAGTTGTGAAGAGCTTTATATACTTGAAAAGAAACAATCCTGCAATTGGTTGGGTGCGTGCGGATCAAATGCCTGATGAATTCGCTGCCAAGGAAATTCTGAGATTGCAATCACGCGTTCGCGAACTGGAGAATGAACGCGAAATGCTCAGCACGAAGCCACCTGCCGGCACCGAGTCGCTTCAGCAAAGTGACGATGATATTTCCATTCTGATTCACGTTAGAGCAAAGAAGTACTGGGGACCGTCTCCTGAAAACTACGAATATATGGAAACCGAAGTCGCGATTACACGAACTTGGAATGATCTCCTAAAGATCTTGTCGCCAGCGATGATTGGAGAGGCCTCTGAAAACGATTTGAAGCAATTGATAGACGGAGATGTTGGCGAGAGGGAGATTGAAATGGCCACCTCATCGCAGCTCGGGATTCGATTGGATATTGACAGTTGGCACATATCGATAGCTAGTTTTCACATCATCATCATTCAGCTCAGGTCTTTGGGAATTATCGTGCAGGGCGACAAACCAAGAAGCCTGAAGGATGGGAATACTTATTGGAAACTGACGTCGTATGGAGACAACGTGATGACCCGAATGCTTGCTCTTAGGCGTGTCGAATAG
- the recN gene encoding DNA repair protein RecN, whose translation MLRKLIVNNYAIVREISTDFDDGLTILSGETGAGKSILIGALNLILGERASSDVIRSGEHLAVVEAEIDDIPKSAIEELQRLEIDCDDGCVKFRREVQTKGPSRAFVNDRMVPVSALKSVASTMFDLVGQHEQQYLINTDHHIAFLDSFAGLNELCGHVTILFEQRVNVKAKLDKLADKAQRHKEMLELYQFQVQEIEQAGLSSDEEEALLSEKKILENAGKLRTTLGGISGVLATDDHSITSRIAHIEAMLEEAVEIDRSLAEFLEGIAGSRYLLEETGRTLASRAESVEANPNRLEEIESRLDVYYDLKKKYGGSIDALNAYCKKAQSELKSDMDLSEQIELHRTRLQGIEEELSLSAVELSTKRQKHADILSKKVEKELSQLGIAKGQFRVRIDRREDEQGLVEHDGKRYRVERDGIDQTEFYFCANRGEELRPLAKIASGGELSRVMLALKTVGASKKQLETLIFDEVDSGIGGEVAAAVGRKLRQLAKKHQIIVITHLQQIAAAGEHHYQVYKEKQNGRMVTLIRRLSEKERREEIGRMLTGDKLTETSLKQADELLAEFE comes from the coding sequence ATGCTCCGCAAATTGATTGTCAACAACTACGCTATTGTGAGGGAAATCTCTACAGATTTCGACGACGGACTCACAATTCTCAGCGGCGAGACTGGAGCCGGGAAGTCTATCCTGATCGGCGCTCTGAATCTGATTCTCGGCGAGCGGGCGTCATCCGATGTAATTCGCTCCGGAGAGCATCTCGCTGTGGTTGAAGCTGAAATCGATGACATCCCGAAGAGCGCAATCGAGGAATTGCAGCGTCTTGAGATCGATTGCGACGACGGTTGCGTGAAGTTTCGGCGCGAGGTCCAGACCAAAGGTCCCTCGCGTGCCTTCGTAAATGATCGCATGGTGCCTGTGTCGGCGCTTAAGAGTGTTGCGTCGACAATGTTCGATCTTGTCGGTCAGCATGAGCAGCAGTATCTCATCAATACGGATCACCACATTGCATTCCTTGATAGTTTTGCGGGATTGAACGAACTCTGCGGGCATGTAACGATTCTGTTCGAGCAACGGGTCAATGTTAAAGCAAAACTTGATAAGTTGGCTGATAAGGCACAGCGCCATAAAGAGATGCTGGAGCTGTATCAATTCCAGGTTCAGGAGATTGAACAGGCCGGTTTGTCTTCAGATGAAGAGGAAGCTCTTCTGTCTGAGAAGAAGATTCTCGAGAACGCCGGCAAGTTGCGCACAACACTCGGCGGAATCTCCGGTGTGCTGGCGACGGACGATCACTCGATTACATCGCGAATTGCACACATTGAAGCGATGCTTGAAGAGGCGGTCGAGATTGATCGATCCCTCGCGGAGTTTCTCGAAGGGATTGCTGGTTCGAGATATCTGCTGGAGGAAACCGGCAGGACTCTTGCCTCGCGCGCGGAATCGGTTGAGGCAAATCCGAATCGCCTCGAAGAAATCGAGAGCCGTCTTGATGTGTACTACGATCTGAAAAAGAAGTATGGCGGATCGATCGATGCGTTGAATGCATACTGTAAGAAAGCTCAAAGTGAATTGAAATCTGATATGGATCTGTCGGAGCAGATTGAACTGCATCGCACTCGACTACAGGGGATAGAGGAGGAGCTATCTCTGTCTGCTGTCGAGCTGTCAACAAAACGTCAGAAGCATGCTGATATTTTGTCGAAGAAGGTAGAGAAAGAGCTCTCGCAACTTGGAATTGCCAAGGGGCAGTTCCGGGTGCGGATTGATCGCAGGGAAGACGAGCAGGGATTGGTCGAGCATGATGGCAAGCGATATCGTGTAGAGAGAGACGGTATCGATCAAACTGAGTTCTATTTCTGTGCGAACCGTGGCGAAGAGCTGCGTCCGCTGGCGAAGATTGCATCGGGGGGAGAGCTTTCGCGCGTGATGCTTGCACTCAAAACTGTCGGCGCATCGAAAAAGCAGCTCGAGACTCTGATATTCGATGAGGTTGATTCGGGTATCGGCGGTGAGGTTGCAGCCGCTGTCGGTCGCAAGTTGCGTCAGCTTGCGAAGAAGCATCAGATCATTGTCATCACGCACCTGCAACAAATAGCAGCCGCCGGTGAGCATCATTATCAAGTCTACAAAGAAAAGCAGAATGGCCGAATGGTGACGTTGATCCGCAGACTATCAGAGAAAGAACGCCGCGAAGAGATCGGCCGCATGCTGACCGGCGACAAGCTCACCGAGACATCACTCAAGCAGGCGGATGAGTTGCTGGCGGAGTTTGAGTAG
- the lexA gene encoding transcriptional repressor LexA has product MVKAKLTARQKQVYDFIAASILEKSAPPTIREIGERFSIQSTNGVRSILAALIKKGYIKKTPLVSRGIELATRMTTSVRQLRLVGAVPAGAPLLADENVEGSIAVDTTFLPSGETYSLRVVGESMIGAGIVDGDFVVVRKQDSADAGDIVVAVIGDEATVKRYYPEPDCIRLEPENDAFGPIIVENDTPGFYIAGKVVGLLRRM; this is encoded by the coding sequence ATGGTAAAAGCAAAACTGACGGCGAGGCAGAAACAAGTCTACGATTTCATTGCGGCGAGCATCCTTGAGAAGAGTGCGCCTCCGACGATCCGCGAAATAGGAGAGCGCTTTTCAATCCAGTCGACCAACGGCGTCAGATCGATCCTGGCAGCGTTGATCAAGAAGGGCTACATCAAAAAAACTCCGCTCGTTTCGCGCGGGATAGAGCTTGCGACCAGGATGACAACATCGGTAAGGCAACTGCGATTGGTGGGTGCAGTCCCTGCAGGTGCGCCGCTTCTGGCGGACGAAAATGTAGAGGGGAGCATCGCGGTCGACACGACATTTCTGCCGTCTGGTGAGACTTATAGCCTGCGTGTGGTGGGGGAGAGCATGATCGGTGCTGGAATTGTCGATGGTGACTTTGTTGTTGTGCGCAAGCAGGATTCAGCTGACGCAGGGGACATTGTCGTCGCGGTGATCGGAGATGAGGCGACCGTAAAGCGATACTATCCGGAGCCTGACTGCATCCGGCTTGAGCCTGAGAATGATGCGTTCGGTCCGATTATTGTCGAGAACGATACGCCCGGATTCTACATCGCAGGCAAAGTAGTGGGACTTCTCAGGCGGATGTAG
- a CDS encoding DinB family protein → MEAVDSLKSGYVSIKQWVDKLLEDVTEEESVQRGKDLMNHIRWQVGHLCVSTKLLVKGLGGDTEYEGSERYSKLFDFGVEFAEDPSLFPALRELIDNYGMVHNRAVSALDGVSADDLDEVIQITDEWKESRGRLIMFMTLHDAYHAGQIGAIRAKVLGRKGVFG, encoded by the coding sequence ATGGAAGCAGTTGATTCGTTGAAATCAGGATATGTTTCTATCAAACAATGGGTGGACAAGCTCCTTGAGGATGTAACCGAGGAGGAATCTGTCCAACGCGGGAAAGACCTTATGAATCACATAAGGTGGCAGGTTGGACATCTATGCGTTTCCACAAAACTCCTGGTGAAGGGTCTTGGAGGTGATACTGAGTATGAGGGAAGTGAGCGGTATTCGAAGCTCTTCGACTTCGGTGTTGAATTCGCTGAGGATCCATCTCTCTTTCCTGCCCTCCGCGAGCTGATAGACAACTATGGCATGGTGCACAACCGCGCGGTGAGCGCACTCGATGGGGTCTCTGCTGATGATCTCGATGAGGTCATCCAGATTACGGACGAGTGGAAGGAGAGCAGGGGAAGACTGATTATGTTCATGACACTTCACGATGCGTATCATGCCGGGCAGATTGGCGCGATTCGAGCCAAGGTGCTCGGAAGGAAAGGCGTGTTCGGATAA
- a CDS encoding YihY/virulence factor BrkB family protein, which yields MSEVDETASESWFRQRLRSLKDFLSHYVGGLYNRVGDDHVFLLAGGLSFSIFVCIIPMTLIIFAVIGNVLEKTTVTSEIDALIDRVIPYESYAQHIKDLILTRVDEFRVYKGVAGLLGLAGLLFAASGLFSSMRTVLNNSYNVKDNHSVYVSKLRDIGLVLLVIIYFLLSTTVLPSVGIIEDFASRSELLGRFDLAGLADIAVDVVTTLVIFFAFFIVYLLVPQTKLPKRVVLMSAVSAAAMWKIAEIIFGYYIAHVATLTKVYGAYSFLIVVAFWIYYTSIVFILGSLIGQLYRERIDKKYPPRSAHSDV from the coding sequence ATGAGCGAAGTTGACGAGACGGCATCAGAATCATGGTTTAGGCAGCGGCTGAGGAGTCTGAAGGATTTTCTCAGCCATTACGTTGGGGGACTTTACAATCGAGTCGGAGACGATCATGTGTTCCTGCTCGCCGGGGGGCTCTCATTCTCGATCTTCGTATGCATTATTCCGATGACACTGATCATATTTGCAGTCATCGGCAACGTGCTGGAAAAGACCACGGTCACATCCGAGATAGATGCACTCATAGATCGTGTGATTCCATACGAGTCATACGCACAACATATAAAGGACCTCATCTTGACAAGAGTTGACGAGTTTAGAGTGTATAAAGGCGTTGCTGGTTTGCTCGGACTGGCGGGTCTGCTATTCGCAGCAAGCGGTCTCTTCTCCAGCATGCGGACCGTTCTCAACAATTCGTATAACGTCAAGGACAACCACTCAGTCTATGTCAGCAAACTGCGCGACATCGGCCTCGTGTTGCTCGTCATTATTTACTTTCTGCTCTCGACGACAGTCCTTCCATCGGTCGGTATCATTGAGGATTTCGCGAGCCGGTCCGAATTACTCGGTCGTTTCGATCTCGCCGGTCTGGCAGATATTGCTGTTGATGTCGTTACAACACTTGTAATATTCTTCGCATTTTTCATAGTTTATCTTCTCGTACCGCAGACAAAGCTTCCCAAGAGAGTCGTGCTGATGAGCGCAGTCTCTGCTGCGGCGATGTGGAAGATTGCCGAAATAATCTTCGGCTACTACATAGCTCATGTGGCGACGCTCACGAAAGTCTACGGCGCGTATTCGTTCCTGATAGTAGTTGCATTCTGGATTTACTATACATCGATCGTGTTCATCCTCGGCAGCCTCATCGGCCAGCTCTACCGCGAACGAATCGACAAGAAATATCCGCCCCGCTCCGCACATAGTGATGTGTGA